A genomic region of Nostoc sp. UHCC 0702 contains the following coding sequences:
- the tatA gene encoding twin-arginine translocase TatA/TatE family subunit, producing MFGLGWPEVGIIAIVAILIFGPKKIPELGNALGKTLRGFKDELKNSTENTTEEEDKNS from the coding sequence ATGTTTGGACTAGGATGGCCGGAAGTAGGAATAATTGCTATAGTCGCTATTTTAATTTTTGGCCCCAAAAAAATTCCTGAATTGGGAAATGCACTGGGTAAAACTCTGCGGGGTTTTAAAGACGAACTAAAAAATTCAACTGAAAACACCACCGAAGAAGAAGACAAAAACAGTTAA
- the cphA gene encoding cyanophycin synthetase — translation MRILKIQTLRGPNYWSIRRHKLIVMRLDLENLAETPSNEIPGFYEGLVEALPSLEGHYCSPGCRGGFLMRVREGTMMGHVVEHVALELQELAGMHVGFGRTRETATPGVFQVVIEYLNEEAGRYAGRAAVRLCQSIVDRGRYPKAELEQDIQDLKDFWRDSSLGPSTEAIVKEAEKRGIPWMQLTARFLIQLGYGINQKRMQATMTDKTGILGVELACDKEATKRILAAVGVPVPRGTVINFLDDLEEAIEYVGGYPIVIKPLDGNHGRGITIDIRTWEEAEAAYEAARQVSRSIIIERYYVGRDHRVLVVDGKVVAVAERVPAHVVGNGRSTIAELIEETNLDPNRGEGHDNVLTKIELDRTSYQLLERQGFTLNSVPPKGTICYLRATANLSTGGIAVDRTDEIHPENVWLAQRVVKTIGLDIAGLDIVTSDISRPLREVEGVIVEVNAAPGFRMHVAPSVGIPRNVAGAVMDMLFPNEQSSSIPILSVTGTNGKTTTTRLLAHIYKQTGKVVGYTTTDGTYIGEYLVEVGDNTGPQSAHLILQDPTVEVAVLETARGGILRSGLGFETANVGVVLNVAADHLGIGDIDTIEQLANLKSVVAEAVTPDGYAVLNADDRRVAAMAEKTKANIAYFTMNPDSELVRKHIQKGGVAAVYENGYLSIVKGDWTHRIERAENIPLTMGGRAPFMIANALAASLAAFVQNVTIEQIRAGLKTFRASVSQTPGRMNLFNLGNYHALVDYAHNPASYEAVGAFVRNWNTGQKIGVIGGPGDRRDEDFVTLGKLAAEIFDYIIVKEDDDTRGRPRGSASDLITKGITQVKPDCRFESILDETQAINKALDMAPVNGLVVILPESVTRAIKLIKLRGLVKEEIQQNPSTTVLDMQNGVTSSVINTLL, via the coding sequence ATGAGAATCCTCAAGATCCAGACCTTACGCGGCCCAAACTACTGGAGCATTCGACGCCACAAGCTGATCGTCATGCGCCTCGATTTAGAAAACCTTGCCGAGACGCCCTCGAATGAAATCCCTGGCTTTTATGAAGGATTAGTAGAGGCGCTGCCAAGTCTGGAGGGCCACTATTGCTCGCCTGGCTGTCGTGGTGGTTTTTTGATGCGAGTGCGAGAAGGTACCATGATGGGCCATGTGGTGGAACACGTAGCCCTAGAACTCCAGGAATTAGCTGGAATGCATGTCGGCTTTGGGCGCACCCGTGAAACCGCCACACCCGGAGTTTTCCAGGTAGTGATTGAATACCTCAACGAAGAAGCGGGGCGCTACGCCGGACGAGCGGCTGTGCGACTGTGCCAGAGTATTGTTGACCGGGGTCGTTACCCCAAGGCAGAACTAGAGCAAGATATCCAAGACCTGAAAGACTTTTGGCGTGATTCTTCCTTAGGGCCATCTACGGAAGCCATTGTCAAAGAAGCCGAAAAACGAGGCATCCCCTGGATGCAACTCACCGCACGCTTTTTGATCCAGCTGGGCTACGGCATCAATCAGAAGCGGATGCAGGCGACGATGACCGATAAAACTGGCATTTTGGGAGTAGAACTAGCCTGCGACAAAGAAGCCACTAAACGCATCTTGGCTGCGGTTGGAGTCCCTGTTCCCAGAGGTACAGTGATCAACTTCTTGGACGATTTGGAAGAAGCCATTGAATACGTAGGCGGTTATCCCATCGTGATCAAACCGCTGGATGGCAATCATGGACGTGGGATCACCATTGATATCCGCACTTGGGAAGAAGCTGAAGCAGCCTACGAGGCAGCTAGACAAGTTTCTCGCTCAATAATTATTGAGCGGTATTATGTCGGGCGAGACCACAGAGTACTGGTAGTAGATGGCAAAGTAGTGGCAGTAGCAGAACGTGTGCCAGCCCACGTAGTGGGTAACGGCAGATCCACCATTGCCGAACTGATAGAGGAAACCAACCTCGACCCCAATCGCGGTGAAGGACATGATAACGTCCTCACCAAGATCGAACTAGACCGTACCAGCTACCAACTCTTAGAAAGGCAAGGCTTCACTCTCAACAGCGTACCACCCAAAGGCACAATTTGTTACCTACGCGCAACAGCAAACTTGAGTACAGGTGGTATTGCTGTAGACCGCACCGACGAAATCCACCCAGAAAATGTTTGGTTGGCACAAAGAGTAGTGAAGACTATCGGTTTGGATATCGCCGGACTGGATATCGTCACTTCCGATATTAGCCGTCCTCTACGAGAAGTAGAAGGTGTGATTGTGGAAGTGAATGCTGCTCCTGGCTTTAGGATGCACGTTGCCCCCAGCGTTGGCATCCCCCGCAACGTCGCCGGCGCAGTCATGGATATGCTATTCCCCAATGAACAATCCAGCAGTATACCCATTTTGAGTGTCACGGGCACCAATGGCAAAACCACAACTACGCGACTGCTAGCACACATTTATAAACAGACTGGTAAAGTAGTTGGATATACAACTACAGACGGGACTTATATCGGTGAATACTTAGTAGAAGTTGGAGACAACACAGGCCCCCAAAGCGCTCACCTGATTTTGCAAGATCCAACTGTAGAAGTAGCAGTGTTAGAAACGGCTCGCGGTGGTATTCTGCGCTCAGGGCTGGGCTTTGAAACTGCTAATGTGGGTGTGGTGTTGAATGTCGCTGCCGATCATTTAGGAATAGGCGATATCGATACTATTGAGCAATTAGCAAACCTCAAGAGCGTTGTGGCCGAAGCTGTAACACCTGATGGGTATGCGGTATTGAATGCTGACGATCGCCGCGTCGCCGCCATGGCCGAAAAAACGAAAGCCAACATCGCTTACTTTACCATGAACCCCGATTCCGAATTGGTACGCAAGCACATCCAAAAGGGCGGAGTCGCAGCGGTATATGAAAATGGGTATCTATCAATTGTCAAAGGCGACTGGACGCACAGAATCGAAAGGGCAGAAAATATCCCCTTGACAATGGGCGGACGTGCGCCGTTTATGATTGCCAATGCGTTAGCAGCCAGTTTGGCAGCTTTCGTGCAAAATGTCACGATTGAGCAAATACGCGCTGGTTTAAAGACGTTCCGGGCTTCTGTGAGTCAAACGCCGGGACGGATGAATTTATTTAATTTAGGGAACTACCACGCATTAGTAGACTATGCCCACAACCCAGCCAGTTACGAAGCCGTGGGTGCTTTTGTCCGCAACTGGAATACAGGACAAAAAATAGGTGTAATTGGCGGGCCAGGCGATCGCCGCGACGAAGACTTTGTTACCTTGGGTAAACTCGCAGCGGAAATTTTTGACTACATCATTGTCAAAGAAGACGATGATACGCGGGGACGCCCACGGGGATCAGCCTCAGATTTGATTACTAAAGGTATCACCCAAGTTAAACCAGATTGCCGCTTCGAGTCAATTCTGGACGAAACTCAAGCGATTAACAAAGCTTTGGATATGGCTCCTGTTAACGGTCTGGTGGTAATTTTGCCAGAAAGTGTTACTAGGGCTATCAAATTAATTAAGTTACGCGGTTTAGTCAAAGAGGAAATTCAACAAAATCCCTCTACGACTGTGCTAGATATGCAAAATGGGGTGACATCTTCTGTTATTAATACGTTGCTGTAG
- a CDS encoding cyanophycinase translates to MPQLKAKSLEMRTPQATKTAVLVIGGAEDKVHGREILRTFFGRAGASKAYITIIPSASREPAIIGGRYIRIFEEMGAEKVEILDIREREQCEIPQIKASLEACSGVFLTGGDQLRLCGVLSDTPAMEIIRQRVRGGQLTLAGTSAGAAVMGHHMIAGGGSGETPNRSLVDMATGLGFIPEVIVDQHFHNRNRMGRLISAIAAHPDRLGIGIDEDTCAVFERDGWLQVMGKGSVTIVDPTELTHTNEAHVGANEPLTVHNLRLHILSYGDRFHLYQRTVLPAVHRISS, encoded by the coding sequence ATGCCGCAACTAAAAGCTAAATCGCTGGAAATGAGGACACCCCAAGCAACTAAAACCGCCGTTCTAGTTATCGGAGGCGCAGAAGACAAAGTTCATGGACGCGAAATCCTGAGAACTTTTTTTGGCCGCGCTGGTGCTAGTAAGGCCTATATTACAATTATTCCATCTGCTTCCCGCGAACCCGCTATCATCGGTGGTCGGTATATTCGCATTTTTGAAGAAATGGGTGCTGAAAAGGTTGAAATTTTAGACATTCGCGAACGCGAACAGTGTGAAATACCGCAAATCAAAGCATCCCTAGAAGCTTGTAGTGGGGTATTTTTGACGGGAGGAGACCAATTACGCCTCTGTGGCGTGTTGTCAGATACGCCAGCAATGGAAATTATCCGACAGCGGGTCAGAGGTGGGCAACTTACCCTAGCAGGAACCAGTGCAGGGGCAGCGGTAATGGGGCATCATATGATTGCTGGCGGTGGAAGTGGTGAAACACCAAATCGTTCCCTAGTAGATATGGCAACGGGTTTGGGGTTTATCCCTGAAGTGATTGTTGACCAACACTTTCACAACCGCAATCGCATGGGTCGTCTCATTAGCGCGATCGCAGCTCATCCCGACCGCTTGGGTATTGGCATCGATGAAGATACCTGTGCTGTATTTGAACGCGATGGTTGGTTACAAGTTATGGGCAAAGGCAGTGTAACTATTGTCGATCCCACTGAACTTACCCATACCAACGAAGCCCATGTCGGTGCTAATGAACCCCTAACAGTACATAATTTACGTCTGCATATCCTCAGCTATGGCGATCGCTTCCACCTGTACCAGCGGACTGTATTGCCTGCTGTACACCGCATCTCCAGCTGA
- the trmD gene encoding tRNA (guanosine(37)-N1)-methyltransferase TrmD codes for MRFDIVTLFPDCFTSVLSSGLMGKALAKQIAQVNLVNPRDFTTDKHRKVDDEPYGGGVGMLMKPEPIFNAVESLPILPRREIILMSPQGETINQPLLRELATNYDQLVVICGHYEGVDERVLHLVTREVSLGDFILTGGEIPAMALINGVVRLLPGTVAKTESLTAESFEEGLLDYPQYTRPANFRGLKVPDVLLSGNHAAIARWRYEQQIKKTSDRRPDLLKEWERGKGGSRGAGEMGG; via the coding sequence GTGCGTTTTGATATAGTTACACTTTTTCCCGACTGTTTTACCTCAGTTCTCAGTTCTGGGCTGATGGGTAAAGCCCTAGCCAAACAGATTGCCCAAGTCAATCTTGTCAATCCCAGAGACTTTACCACCGATAAACACCGGAAGGTAGATGATGAACCCTACGGTGGCGGGGTGGGGATGCTGATGAAGCCAGAACCGATCTTTAACGCTGTGGAGTCCCTGCCAATTCTGCCGCGAAGAGAGATCATTTTGATGAGTCCTCAGGGTGAGACAATCAATCAACCACTTTTGCGAGAATTAGCAACCAATTACGACCAGTTGGTAGTCATCTGCGGACATTATGAAGGAGTGGATGAGAGGGTGCTGCATTTGGTGACTCGTGAGGTATCTTTGGGTGATTTTATTCTGACTGGTGGAGAAATTCCAGCAATGGCATTAATCAACGGTGTGGTGCGCCTGCTACCGGGAACAGTGGCTAAAACAGAGTCTTTAACAGCCGAAAGTTTTGAAGAAGGGTTGCTGGACTATCCCCAGTACACTCGTCCCGCCAATTTTCGCGGGCTAAAAGTGCCTGATGTGCTGCTTTCTGGGAATCACGCTGCAATTGCGCGGTGGCGTTATGAACAACAAATTAAAAAAACCAGCGATCGCCGCCCTGATTTGCTCAAGGAGTGGGAACGGGGGAAGGGGGGGAGCAGGGGAGCAGGGGAGATGGGGGGATAG
- a CDS encoding 2-C-methyl-D-erythritol 2,4-cyclodiphosphate synthase, which yields MTKLRIGNGYDIHRLVSDRRLILGGVEIPHELGLLGHSDADVLTHAIMDAMLGALSLGDIGHYFPPSDPQWAGANSLVLLTQVHQLIQEQGWQIGNIDSVVVAERPKLKPHIQKMRDKLATVLELQPNQIGIKATTNEKLGPEGREEGICAYAVVLLLQE from the coding sequence ATGACTAAACTCCGTATTGGTAACGGTTACGATATTCACCGACTGGTAAGCGATCGCCGCTTAATTTTAGGAGGTGTGGAAATTCCCCATGAACTTGGTTTGTTGGGCCATAGTGACGCTGATGTGTTAACCCATGCAATTATGGATGCCATGCTGGGTGCATTGTCTTTGGGGGATATAGGTCATTATTTTCCCCCCAGTGATCCCCAATGGGCAGGGGCAAATAGTTTAGTACTACTAACTCAAGTACATCAACTCATTCAAGAGCAAGGCTGGCAGATCGGTAACATTGACTCGGTAGTAGTAGCAGAACGTCCCAAATTGAAACCGCATATTCAAAAAATGCGTGACAAGTTAGCAACTGTTTTAGAGTTACAACCAAATCAAATAGGTATCAAAGCAACCACTAATGAAAAACTCGGCCCAGAAGGGCGCGAAGAAGGCATTTGTGCTTATGCTGTAGTCTTACTATTGCAGGAATAA
- a CDS encoding ABC transporter substrate-binding protein produces the protein MKIPSFFPRFKHLQLSIILASITALIVSACNPADFKTDAAQVPQMVTAVLSEPSTFNSPLNESAYSVFGFIYDSLINENPLTTKLEPGLAESWEVTNNGQRVVITLREGLLWSDGKPMTTDDIIFTYNEIYLNPKIPTSTKDALRIGEKGSLPKVKKLDARRVEFTIEEPFAPFLRYVGGIPIMPAHALQEAIRTNGADGNPKFISMWNTGTDPKEIVGNGPYVMESYVPSQRVIFKRNPYYWRKDAQRKPQPYIERIVLQIIESTDNQLISFRSGQLDDLEVPPEGFSLLKREEKRAKFKIYNGGPDTSTTFIAFNLNKAKKSQGQPLVDPIKSNWFNQKEFRQAIAYSLNREKMKMNAFRGLGELQNSFVYVKSPYFLPPEKGLKVYNHNPEKAKELLLKAGFKYDAQKQLLDASGNRVRFTLLTNSERKVRGDMAAQIQQDLANIGIKLDLQILSFNAYLEKLKVSQNWDCYLGGFAGGGVEPHSASNIWRISGGSHAFNQSAQPGDPPLIGWEPSEWEKEIDRLYVQGAQIIDENKRKEIYYEYQRIASEQLPFIHLVERLNLQAVRDRFQGVKYTALGGPFWNLYELRVTD, from the coding sequence ATGAAAATACCATCATTTTTTCCTAGATTTAAGCATTTACAATTATCCATAATTCTGGCTTCCATTACAGCCTTGATAGTTTCTGCCTGCAATCCTGCTGACTTTAAAACAGATGCGGCACAAGTGCCGCAGATGGTTACGGCTGTTCTCAGTGAACCTTCAACTTTCAACTCTCCATTGAATGAGTCAGCATATAGTGTTTTTGGATTTATTTATGATTCATTAATTAATGAGAATCCTTTAACCACAAAACTAGAACCAGGTTTAGCAGAATCTTGGGAAGTTACTAACAACGGACAAAGAGTTGTAATTACCTTAAGAGAGGGACTGCTGTGGTCAGATGGTAAGCCAATGACTACTGATGATATTATTTTTACTTACAACGAAATTTACTTAAATCCCAAAATACCAACTTCTACTAAAGATGCGTTGAGAATTGGAGAAAAAGGTAGTTTGCCAAAAGTCAAAAAACTGGATGCACGCCGAGTAGAATTTACTATTGAAGAACCATTTGCGCCTTTTTTGCGATATGTAGGTGGCATCCCAATTATGCCAGCCCATGCTTTACAAGAAGCAATTCGTACCAATGGTGCTGATGGCAATCCCAAGTTTATTTCTATGTGGAACACAGGCACAGACCCCAAAGAAATTGTCGGCAATGGCCCTTATGTAATGGAAAGTTATGTACCTAGCCAAAGAGTCATTTTTAAGCGTAACCCATACTACTGGCGTAAAGATGCTCAGAGGAAACCTCAGCCTTATATTGAACGTATTGTTTTGCAAATTATTGAATCAACAGATAACCAGTTGATTAGTTTTCGTTCTGGACAATTAGATGATTTGGAAGTCCCTCCAGAGGGTTTTAGCTTGCTGAAGCGAGAAGAAAAGCGAGCCAAATTTAAAATTTATAACGGCGGCCCAGATACCAGCACCACTTTTATTGCTTTTAATCTCAATAAAGCCAAAAAATCCCAAGGTCAACCTTTAGTAGACCCAATCAAATCTAACTGGTTTAATCAGAAAGAATTTCGTCAAGCTATAGCCTACAGCTTGAATCGAGAAAAAATGAAAATGAATGCTTTTCGTGGGCTAGGCGAACTGCAAAATTCATTTGTTTATGTTAAAAGCCCTTACTTTTTACCTCCGGAAAAAGGGTTAAAGGTCTATAATCATAATCCAGAAAAAGCTAAAGAATTACTATTAAAAGCTGGATTTAAATACGATGCTCAAAAACAGCTATTAGATGCTAGTGGTAATAGAGTGAGATTTACACTTTTAACAAATTCTGAAAGAAAAGTTAGAGGTGATATGGCAGCGCAAATCCAACAAGATTTGGCAAACATAGGAATTAAATTAGATTTGCAAATTTTGAGCTTCAATGCCTATCTAGAAAAACTAAAAGTGTCACAAAATTGGGATTGTTACCTGGGAGGATTTGCAGGAGGAGGAGTTGAACCCCACAGCGCTAGTAATATTTGGCGAATTTCTGGAGGTTCCCATGCATTTAATCAAAGCGCGCAACCAGGAGATCCACCCTTAATAGGTTGGGAACCTTCTGAATGGGAAAAAGAAATTGATCGTCTGTACGTCCAAGGCGCACAAATAATAGATGAAAATAAGCGTAAGGAAATTTATTACGAATATCAGCGGATAGCTTCAGAACAGTTACCGTTTATTCATTTAGTAGAACGGTTAAATCTCCAAGCAGTGCGCGATCGCTTCCAGGGTGTCAAATATACTGCTCTTGGCGGCCCATTCTGGAACCTCTACGAACTGAGAGTCACTGATTAG
- a CDS encoding transposase → MYGCQQNLISPNGELRAILEFICSESHKLTNCGIYYARQLFFKTGRLIGKYDLEKEYKTNRHYQVLHSQAAQQILRSVAESFKSFKELDKKYRRGELTDKPRLPKYRKGAGYALVAYPNQALKLVGNNIKIPLGNTVKRWFNLDSFLIYMPTNLDFKDIKELRILPRNQCFYAEFVYEQKPAVEMNLNPKYALAIDPGINNWLSCVSNTGTSFIVDGRKVKSLNQWYNKRVSTLKEGKPQGYWDEQLAHITEKRNRQMRDAVNKAARLVINHCLDHQIGVVVFGWNQGQRQQAKLGKVTQSFVQIPTAKLKERVKQLCEYHGIKFIEQEESYTSQCSFLDRDFLPTFGAKPEGWEASGKRVKRGLYRTAKGFFAGADLNASANILRKVETQLGLSLVKVCRRVLTLCTRILVWETKTKKRREVALSRTVATV, encoded by the coding sequence TTGTACGGATGTCAGCAAAATCTAATTAGTCCTAATGGTGAGTTAAGAGCGATATTAGAATTTATCTGCTCTGAATCACACAAGCTAACCAATTGTGGCATCTACTATGCACGTCAATTATTTTTTAAAACGGGTAGATTGATTGGCAAGTATGACTTAGAGAAGGAATACAAAACTAACAGGCATTATCAAGTTTTGCATTCTCAGGCGGCACAACAAATACTTAGGTCTGTTGCCGAGTCCTTTAAATCCTTTAAAGAACTTGATAAAAAATACCGTAGAGGTGAATTAACAGACAAACCAAGGCTACCAAAGTACCGCAAAGGTGCTGGATACGCTCTGGTAGCGTATCCAAACCAGGCATTAAAGCTTGTTGGTAATAACATTAAAATCCCCTTGGGTAATACTGTTAAGCGTTGGTTTAATCTTGATAGCTTTTTAATTTATATGCCAACCAACTTGGATTTTAAAGATATCAAGGAACTACGAATACTACCAAGAAATCAATGCTTTTATGCTGAGTTTGTTTATGAACAGAAACCAGCAGTAGAGATGAATCTGAATCCTAAGTATGCTTTAGCAATTGACCCTGGCATCAACAACTGGTTAAGCTGTGTTTCTAACACTGGGACTAGTTTTATTGTTGATGGACGCAAGGTAAAATCTCTCAACCAGTGGTACAACAAACGTGTTAGCACCCTTAAAGAAGGTAAACCACAGGGATACTGGGATGAGCAATTAGCCCATATCACTGAAAAGCGTAATCGCCAAATGAGAGATGCCGTTAACAAGGCAGCAAGACTAGTGATTAATCACTGTCTTGACCATCAGATAGGTGTAGTAGTGTTTGGATGGAACCAGGGTCAACGACAACAAGCAAAGTTAGGAAAAGTAACTCAATCTTTTGTGCAGATACCAACTGCAAAACTCAAAGAAAGAGTTAAACAATTGTGTGAATATCATGGCATTAAGTTTATTGAACAAGAGGAATCCTACACCAGTCAATGCAGCTTTTTAGATCGTGATTTCCTACCTACGTTCGGCGCAAAACCTGAAGGGTGGGAAGCATCAGGGAAACGAGTAAAACGTGGATTGTATAGAACTGCAAAAGGATTTTTTGCTGGGGCTGACTTAAACGCAAGCGCGAATATACTACGCAAAGTAGAGACACAACTAGGCTTGTCCTTAGTCAAGGTCTGTAGGCGAGTCTTGACCCTTTGCACCCGCATTCTCGTGTGGGAAACCAAAACTAAAAAGCGAAGGGAAGTGGCTTTAAGCCGAACCGTAGCAACAGTTTAG
- the larB gene encoding nickel pincer cofactor biosynthesis protein LarB, with the protein MTQPETLRSLLQAVANGKVHPDVALDSLKDLAYESVGEFAKIDHHRQLRTGFPEVIWGPGKTPEQIAQIMEVMRQRNPVVMATRIEPAVYAALQSKVRGLHYYELAKICAIAPSTMEPQFRGEIGILSAGTADLPVAEEAAVTAELSGFRVQRLWDVGVAGIHRLLSNRHLIESASVLIVVAGMEGALPSVVAGLADCPVIAVPTSIGYGASFGGLAPLLTMLNSCAAGVGVVNIDNGFGAAVLAGQILRTAEKLRLASSGS; encoded by the coding sequence GTGACTCAACCTGAAACTTTGCGATCGCTCCTACAAGCAGTTGCCAATGGTAAAGTTCATCCAGATGTGGCTTTGGACTCACTCAAAGACCTAGCCTATGAATCTGTGGGTGAGTTTGCCAAAATTGACCACCATCGCCAGTTGAGAACTGGTTTCCCAGAAGTGATTTGGGGGCCAGGTAAAACTCCCGAACAAATTGCTCAAATTATGGAGGTGATGCGCCAGCGTAACCCGGTAGTGATGGCAACCCGCATTGAACCAGCAGTTTATGCCGCACTGCAATCAAAGGTTAGAGGTTTGCATTACTACGAATTGGCGAAAATTTGTGCGATCGCTCCCTCTACTATGGAACCACAGTTTAGAGGAGAGATAGGCATTCTTTCTGCTGGTACTGCTGATTTACCTGTTGCTGAGGAAGCAGCAGTCACAGCCGAACTTTCTGGTTTTCGCGTGCAGCGTCTTTGGGATGTCGGTGTTGCTGGAATTCACCGCTTGCTAAGTAACCGTCACCTCATCGAGTCAGCATCAGTGTTGATTGTCGTAGCTGGGATGGAAGGCGCTTTACCCAGCGTCGTTGCAGGTTTAGCGGATTGTCCCGTGATTGCCGTTCCTACTAGCATCGGTTATGGTGCAAGTTTTGGCGGGTTAGCACCACTATTGACAATGCTCAATTCTTGTGCTGCGGGAGTCGGTGTAGTGAATATTGATAATGGTTTTGGCGCAGCAGTTTTGGCGGGGCAAATTTTGCGGACAGCCGAGAAATTGCGGTTGGCATCCTCTGGATCTTGA
- the argH gene encoding argininosuccinate lyase — MTKEQTWSQRFESALHPAIARFNASIGFDIALIEYDLTGSIAHAQMLGHTGIISTEEAKQLIVGLEQIRTEYHQGKFQPGIDAEDVHFAVERRLTEIVGDVGKKLHTARSRNDQVGTDTRLYLRDQIQQIKSQLREFQTVLLDIAQQHVETLIPGYTHLQRAQPLSLAHHLLAYFEMAQRDWERLGDVYRRVNISPLGCGALAGTTFPIDRHYTAELLQFDSIYANSLDGVSDRDFAIEFLCAASLIMVHLSRLSEEIILWSSEEFRFVTLKDSCATGSSIMPQKKNPDVPELVRGKTGRVFGHLQAMLVIMKGLPLAYNKDLQEDKEGLFDSINTVKACLEAITILLREGLEFRTHRLAQAVTEDFSNATDVADYLAARGVPFREAYNLVGKVVKTSIAAGKLLKDLTLEEWQQLHPAFAADIYQAISPHQVVAARNSYGGTGFAQVTKALLAARTQIAEQGN, encoded by the coding sequence ATGACTAAAGAACAGACTTGGAGTCAGCGGTTTGAATCAGCGTTGCATCCGGCGATCGCTCGTTTTAATGCCAGCATAGGTTTCGATATTGCATTAATAGAATACGACTTGACTGGCTCAATAGCTCACGCTCAGATGTTGGGTCACACGGGTATTATTTCAACAGAAGAAGCAAAGCAACTGATTGTAGGTTTAGAACAAATTCGCACTGAATACCACCAAGGAAAATTCCAGCCTGGTATCGATGCTGAAGATGTACATTTTGCAGTTGAACGGCGGTTGACTGAAATTGTCGGCGATGTGGGTAAAAAACTGCATACGGCGCGATCGCGTAATGACCAAGTTGGTACGGACACTAGGCTTTATCTACGTGACCAAATCCAACAAATCAAAAGCCAATTGCGGGAATTTCAAACTGTCTTATTAGATATAGCCCAACAGCACGTTGAAACTCTCATTCCTGGTTATACACACCTGCAACGTGCCCAACCCCTGAGTTTGGCTCATCACCTTCTAGCATACTTTGAGATGGCGCAACGCGACTGGGAACGTCTAGGAGACGTTTATCGGCGAGTGAATATCTCGCCACTGGGGTGCGGTGCTTTGGCTGGAACTACTTTCCCTATTGATAGGCATTACACAGCCGAACTATTGCAATTTGACAGCATTTATGCTAATAGCTTGGATGGAGTTAGCGATCGCGACTTTGCGATCGAATTTCTCTGTGCTGCTAGCTTGATCATGGTTCATCTCAGCCGTCTGAGTGAAGAAATTATTCTCTGGTCGTCTGAAGAATTTCGTTTTGTCACCCTCAAAGATAGCTGTGCCACTGGTTCTAGCATTATGCCCCAAAAGAAAAACCCTGATGTACCAGAATTGGTGCGGGGAAAAACAGGGCGTGTATTTGGTCATCTCCAGGCAATGTTAGTGATCATGAAAGGTCTACCACTGGCATACAACAAAGACCTGCAAGAAGATAAAGAAGGTTTGTTTGACAGCATCAACACAGTTAAAGCCTGTCTGGAAGCAATCACAATTTTGCTGCGCGAAGGTTTAGAATTTCGCACCCACCGTTTGGCACAAGCAGTCACAGAAGACTTTTCTAATGCTACCGATGTAGCAGATTATTTAGCAGCCAGGGGTGTTCCCTTCCGGGAAGCTTATAATCTCGTAGGGAAAGTAGTGAAAACTAGTATTGCTGCGGGTAAGCTTTTGAAAGATTTGACATTAGAAGAGTGGCAACAACTGCACCCAGCATTTGCCGCAGATATTTATCAAGCGATATCTCCGCATCAAGTAGTAGCTGCCCGCAATAGTTACGGTGGTACTGGTTTTGCACAAGTGACTAAAGCACTGCTTGCCGCCCGCACTCAAATTGCTGAACAGGGGAACTAA
- a CDS encoding NUDIX hydrolase translates to MNVIAFFAKSVHSARNLWRIGQTVLGIIFRHPITGTSIIPILPDGQIVLIRRRDDGCWALPGGMVDWGENISKTVRRELIEETGLDLIEICRLVGVYSAPDRDPRIHSICVVVEAKVQGMMVVKDTLEVMEIRAFPSESLPLAKMSHDHSRQLQDYLDGLTTLA, encoded by the coding sequence TTGAACGTTATTGCTTTTTTTGCAAAATCTGTCCACTCAGCTCGTAACTTATGGCGCATTGGACAAACGGTACTGGGTATTATCTTTCGGCATCCCATTACTGGCACTAGTATCATCCCGATATTACCTGATGGTCAAATTGTGCTGATTCGGCGGCGCGACGATGGTTGCTGGGCATTACCTGGAGGTATGGTGGACTGGGGAGAGAATATTTCTAAGACAGTCCGCCGAGAGTTAATTGAGGAAACTGGACTGGATTTGATTGAAATCTGCCGTTTGGTCGGAGTTTACTCTGCACCAGATCGCGACCCCAGAATCCATTCAATTTGTGTTGTAGTTGAAGCCAAAGTGCAGGGAATGATGGTGGTTAAGGATACTTTGGAAGTTATGGAAATCCGGGCTTTCCCTTCCGAGTCCCTACCTCTAGCAAAAATGTCCCATGACCACTCTCGACAACTACAAGACTACTTGGATGGCTTGACCACACTGGCATAA